From Pseudarthrobacter equi, a single genomic window includes:
- a CDS encoding type II secretion system F family protein — MILAIGAVILLAAICLLGVAVLLPSAPTVPLDRRRPFEPEPPSSLTRFALSAVRSFERLLAGRNITLFSRPQLENAGLRLSQAEFFLLVGIGAGVGMLVGTVTLNPLVGLLLALLAPFVGKLVLGFLAGKRRAAFDGQLGDTLQLLSGGLRAGHSILRAIDAAAAESQKPTSEEMRRVITETSLGRDLLAALNDTADRMKNEDFVWISQAIQINREVGGNLADVLDQVNETIRERAEIKGHIKALAAEGKFSAYILIAMPFGIVAMLLAVSPTYMNSMFTHPLGWAMIVASFVLMAVGALWMRKIIDLKF; from the coding sequence ATGATTCTCGCCATTGGCGCCGTCATCCTGCTGGCAGCCATCTGCCTGCTCGGTGTCGCCGTGCTCCTGCCGAGCGCCCCCACCGTGCCGCTGGACCGCCGTCGTCCGTTCGAACCCGAGCCGCCGTCCTCCCTGACCAGGTTCGCACTTTCCGCCGTCCGTTCCTTTGAACGACTCCTTGCCGGACGGAACATCACCTTGTTCTCCCGCCCCCAGCTTGAGAATGCCGGCCTGCGCCTGAGCCAAGCGGAGTTCTTCCTGCTGGTGGGCATCGGCGCCGGCGTCGGCATGCTGGTGGGGACGGTGACCCTCAACCCCCTGGTGGGACTCCTTCTGGCTCTCCTCGCCCCGTTTGTGGGCAAGCTGGTGCTTGGTTTCCTCGCCGGCAAGCGCCGTGCGGCCTTCGACGGGCAGCTGGGCGACACCCTCCAACTCCTTTCAGGCGGCCTGCGGGCCGGCCACAGCATCCTGCGCGCCATTGACGCCGCTGCCGCGGAATCGCAGAAACCCACGTCGGAGGAGATGCGGCGGGTCATCACCGAAACCAGCCTGGGCCGGGACCTGCTGGCAGCACTCAACGACACCGCAGACCGGATGAAGAACGAGGACTTCGTCTGGATCTCGCAGGCCATCCAGATCAACCGGGAGGTAGGAGGCAACCTGGCGGACGTCCTGGACCAGGTCAACGAAACCATCCGCGAGCGCGCCGAGATCAAGGGCCACATCAAGGCGCTGGCCGCCGAAGGCAAGTTCTCCGCGTACATCCTGATCGCCATGCCGTTCGGGATCGTGGCCATGCTGCTCGCCGTCAGCCCCACCTACATGAACTCCATGTTCACGCACCCGCTCGGGTGGGCCATGATCGTCGCCTCCTTCGTCCTGATGGCCGTCGGCGCCCTGTGGATGCGCAAGATCATCGACCTGAAGTTCTGA
- a CDS encoding type II secretion system F family protein — protein sequence MNLTVLLSLFLVCVPLGAVAWSLLTADRQGRAAVTNLLSRGAAPTATAADYKPALLEAIGRRLTPPTYVAFLDRLLALAGRPASMPLGKVLGSKLALGLAALGLGLYLTAIGSTPLMKLAGLFVLFLGYFIPDLLLYSKGQERQKTMQLELANTLDQMLISVEAGLGFEGAMARAGDNGKGPLAQELVRTLQDMQVGRSRRESYTALAARTNIPELRSFVQAVVQADTYGIAISRVLRVQAKVMRVKRRQRAEEKAMKLPVMILFPLLFFIFPVLFIAILGPAVINTVVTFTGQ from the coding sequence ATGAACCTGACAGTCCTTCTCTCCCTATTTCTGGTCTGCGTCCCTCTCGGCGCCGTCGCCTGGTCCCTCCTCACGGCCGACCGGCAGGGCCGTGCCGCCGTCACCAACCTGCTGTCCCGCGGCGCGGCACCCACCGCAACGGCCGCGGATTACAAACCCGCCCTCTTGGAAGCGATCGGCAGGCGCCTGACTCCCCCCACGTATGTGGCCTTCCTCGACCGGCTGCTCGCACTGGCCGGCCGCCCGGCATCCATGCCGCTGGGCAAGGTCCTTGGTTCCAAGCTCGCACTGGGACTGGCCGCGTTGGGTCTCGGCCTCTACCTGACGGCCATCGGCAGCACTCCCCTGATGAAGCTGGCCGGTCTCTTTGTCCTGTTCCTGGGTTACTTCATCCCGGACCTCCTCCTGTACAGCAAGGGCCAGGAGCGCCAGAAGACCATGCAGCTGGAACTGGCCAACACGCTGGACCAGATGCTCATCTCGGTGGAAGCGGGCCTCGGTTTTGAGGGGGCTATGGCAAGGGCCGGCGATAACGGCAAGGGCCCGTTGGCCCAGGAACTGGTCCGCACCCTGCAGGACATGCAGGTGGGACGCAGCCGCCGCGAGTCCTACACGGCGCTGGCGGCGCGGACCAACATTCCCGAGCTTCGCAGTTTCGTGCAGGCGGTGGTGCAGGCGGACACCTACGGCATTGCCATCAGCAGGGTACTGCGCGTGCAGGCCAAGGTCATGCGGGTCAAAAGGCGCCAGCGTGCCGAGGAAAAGGCCATGAAACTGCCCGTGATGATCCTGTTCCCGCTGCTCTTCTTCATTTTCCCGGTCCTTTTCATCGCCATCCTGGGGCCGGCCGTCATTAACACGGTGGTCACCTTTACCGGGCAATAG
- a CDS encoding Hpt domain-containing protein, translating to MHSHDSGSSAGGPATGPLPAGIPADRITGGGRTSPDTNLPGQPAPAQEAVGLLPLVDAAVLEELEEELAGTGMAQRFAKDYAAMWDERYSRLAAAVHRHDGDSALDAAISLKISSAMVGGLRLAKLAELLETMIRRGDFGQGKMLMERVAQDGSLTVIELRSTYIPETG from the coding sequence ATGCACAGTCACGATTCCGGCTCCAGCGCAGGAGGCCCCGCTACGGGTCCGCTGCCCGCCGGGATCCCCGCGGACCGGATCACCGGCGGCGGGCGCACCTCCCCGGATACAAACCTGCCAGGACAGCCGGCACCTGCCCAGGAAGCGGTGGGACTTTTGCCTCTCGTTGACGCCGCCGTACTGGAGGAACTCGAGGAAGAACTCGCGGGTACCGGCATGGCCCAGCGCTTCGCCAAGGATTACGCCGCCATGTGGGACGAGCGCTACTCCCGCCTTGCCGCCGCAGTCCACCGGCACGACGGCGACTCCGCACTAGACGCCGCCATCAGCCTGAAGATCAGCTCCGCCATGGTGGGCGGGCTGCGTCTTGCCAAGTTGGCCGAGCTGCTGGAGACGATGATCCGCCGCGGCGACTTCGGCCAGGGCAAGATGCTGATGGAACGGGTTGCCCAGGACGGCAGCCTGACCGTCATCGAACTCCGCAGCACCTACATCCCGGAAACCGGCTAG
- a CDS encoding response regulator transcription factor encodes MDDELGVAVVIEDDADVRNLLEGVLSQAGFEVHTANDGRAGVEVVRSKQASVVTLDIGLPDIDGFEVLRRIRHFSNAYVVMLTGRTEEPDLLSALNAGADDYIAKPFRPRELRARVTAMMRRPRHEIGVQKSAPTVWAPPAVAPVTHQQNSAALQHNGLVLNTRTRTVEVDGGQLALTRSEFDLLHVLLKGAGTVCTRPDLVRAVRGEYYDEDAYISESDERAVEVHVGNLRRKLKEDQVAPRWLQTVRGVGYRLAPARQPGQS; translated from the coding sequence ATGGACGACGAACTAGGTGTGGCTGTAGTAATCGAAGATGATGCGGATGTGCGGAACCTCCTGGAGGGGGTTCTTAGCCAGGCCGGCTTCGAGGTGCATACGGCAAATGACGGGCGTGCCGGGGTTGAAGTGGTCCGCAGCAAGCAGGCCAGCGTGGTCACGCTGGACATCGGCTTGCCGGATATCGACGGGTTTGAAGTCCTCCGCCGCATCCGGCATTTCAGCAACGCATACGTGGTCATGCTGACCGGCAGGACTGAGGAACCGGACCTGCTCTCCGCACTGAATGCCGGGGCGGATGACTACATCGCGAAGCCGTTCAGGCCCAGGGAACTGAGGGCCCGGGTGACGGCCATGATGCGCAGGCCGCGGCACGAGATCGGTGTACAAAAATCGGCTCCGACCGTGTGGGCACCCCCCGCCGTTGCCCCAGTGACGCATCAGCAGAACTCCGCGGCCCTCCAGCACAACGGGCTGGTCTTGAACACCCGCACCCGCACCGTGGAGGTTGACGGTGGACAACTGGCCCTTACCCGCAGTGAATTCGACCTGCTGCACGTGCTGCTGAAGGGCGCCGGCACCGTGTGCACGCGGCCGGACCTGGTCCGGGCGGTACGCGGGGAGTACTACGACGAGGACGCCTACATCAGCGAATCGGACGAACGCGCCGTCGAGGTCCACGTCGGAAACCTGCGCCGGAAGCTGAAGGAGGACCAGGTGGCGCCCCGGTGGCTGCAGACAGTCCGCGGGGTTGGCTACCGGCTGGCGCCCGCCAGGCAGCCCGGGCAGTCCTAG
- a CDS encoding sensor histidine kinase: MADSLFQRGPARFFRGLGTRSQVVLCQLPLTLLVAALAVATPFAWPVLLHSTLYMAGIALHALLFLACFLVPWERLEHRPYLLIPVLDFAAVGLLRNGAAPLLPGLAVLVVFPVIWLSASGMLARSGLILSFAGPLFIMLPSALERLPHWTAADITTVILFPLMMLAVSLAIRFASSGLRVQQRELARKDAELRSLLRQSREREELLQTVLDATDVGIAAVDRSGKFLVSNNRQRTFRRVTGADDAVAGQGKQLVFGQDKTTLLPADRRPISRAIAGESFSDYLVWAGEGQEQRAVSTAARPLVAEDGRLTGAVVVYNDVTGWVEALAANQELVSNVSHEFKSPLNSIIGNVDLVLDEVAALPPHLVRRLEVVQRNSERLLALVSDLSATASTALNVHPKRTDLASVVETSIGSAQALADQSGIELAADVPAPLWAYADPLRIGQALDNLVSNAIKYSPDGGRISIRAQAGSRWVQLSVSDTGMGLGAVDSARVFQRFFRTEAARSASIAGAGLGLSITKMIVEGHGGTISCESAKGEGSTFTLTLPADGPAAAFQEPAV, translated from the coding sequence ATGGCTGATTCCCTTTTCCAGCGAGGACCTGCGCGCTTCTTCCGGGGATTGGGGACCCGTTCACAGGTGGTGTTGTGCCAGTTGCCGCTGACACTGTTGGTGGCCGCACTCGCAGTTGCCACACCGTTCGCATGGCCGGTGCTGCTGCACAGCACGCTCTACATGGCCGGCATTGCCCTGCACGCGCTACTTTTCCTTGCCTGCTTTCTGGTTCCCTGGGAACGCCTCGAGCACCGCCCGTACCTGCTGATTCCTGTCCTGGACTTTGCCGCCGTCGGTTTGCTGCGCAACGGTGCCGCACCACTGCTGCCGGGCCTGGCGGTCCTGGTGGTGTTCCCGGTGATCTGGCTCTCCGCCTCCGGCATGCTGGCCCGCAGCGGGCTGATACTCAGCTTTGCCGGACCGCTGTTCATCATGCTTCCGTCTGCCCTGGAAAGGCTGCCGCACTGGACGGCGGCGGACATCACCACGGTAATCCTGTTCCCCCTGATGATGCTGGCCGTGTCCCTGGCCATCCGGTTCGCCAGTTCCGGGCTGCGGGTCCAGCAACGCGAGCTGGCCAGGAAGGACGCTGAGCTGCGGTCGCTGCTGCGCCAGAGCCGGGAACGGGAGGAGCTGCTCCAGACGGTACTGGACGCTACGGACGTGGGGATCGCCGCCGTCGACCGTTCAGGGAAGTTCCTGGTCTCCAACAACCGGCAGCGGACCTTCCGCCGGGTAACGGGCGCGGACGACGCCGTTGCCGGGCAGGGCAAACAGCTGGTCTTTGGCCAGGACAAGACCACGCTGCTGCCGGCAGACAGGCGCCCCATCAGCAGGGCCATCGCCGGCGAATCCTTTTCCGACTACCTCGTGTGGGCCGGGGAGGGCCAAGAGCAGCGGGCGGTGTCCACCGCTGCCCGGCCGCTGGTGGCCGAGGACGGCCGGCTCACCGGTGCCGTGGTGGTGTACAACGACGTGACGGGCTGGGTGGAGGCCCTGGCCGCGAACCAGGAGCTGGTGTCCAACGTGTCGCACGAGTTCAAGTCACCGCTGAACTCCATCATCGGCAACGTCGACCTGGTCCTGGACGAGGTCGCTGCCCTTCCGCCCCACCTGGTCCGGCGGCTGGAAGTGGTGCAACGGAACTCCGAGCGGCTGCTCGCCCTCGTGTCGGACCTTTCCGCCACGGCGTCCACCGCACTGAACGTCCACCCGAAACGGACGGACCTGGCCAGCGTGGTGGAAACCAGCATCGGCTCCGCCCAGGCCCTGGCGGATCAGTCCGGCATCGAACTCGCTGCTGACGTACCGGCACCGCTGTGGGCCTACGCCGACCCCCTGCGCATCGGCCAGGCGCTGGACAACCTCGTGTCCAACGCCATCAAATACTCGCCCGACGGCGGCAGGATCAGTATCCGCGCACAGGCCGGCAGCCGCTGGGTGCAGCTCAGCGTCAGCGACACCGGGATGGGCCTTGGCGCAGTGGACTCGGCGCGGGTCTTCCAGCGCTTCTTCCGCACCGAAGCCGCGCGCAGCGCATCCATCGCGGGCGCCGGGCTGGGATTGTCCATCACGAAGATGATCGTCGAAGGGCACGGCGGAACCATCTCCTGCGAGAGCGCCAAGGGCGAGGGAAGTACGTTCACGCTCACCCTGCCGGCGGATGGACCAGCGGCAGCGTTCCAGGAACCGGCGGTTTAG
- the truA gene encoding tRNA pseudouridine(38-40) synthase TruA: MNHQKPAAPVSGGGGFLRIRVDLSYDGGPFSGWALQPGRRTVQGALEEALELLVRRPIRVTVAGRTDAGVHARGQVVHLDLADSEWHGMARGQELDPAVAMTRRLRGALNRVLGDLTGAVQVRGITPALPGFDARFSALWRRYSYRIADGPALWDPLERAFTLWHKSPLDVELLNQGASRLLGLQNFLSFCKPREGATTIRELQRFEFARAEDGAIVATVQADAFCHNMVRALIGSALYVGEGAVEPGWLYERLLAQKRDAKSVLAAPHPLVFEEVAYPSASELLARAELTRARREH; the protein is encoded by the coding sequence GTGAACCACCAAAAACCCGCGGCCCCCGTTTCAGGGGGCGGCGGGTTTTTGCGTATCCGGGTAGACCTGTCGTACGACGGCGGCCCCTTCAGCGGGTGGGCCCTCCAGCCGGGACGCCGCACGGTCCAGGGCGCGCTCGAAGAGGCCCTTGAACTGCTGGTCCGGCGTCCCATTCGGGTGACCGTCGCCGGCCGGACCGATGCCGGTGTTCACGCCCGTGGCCAGGTGGTGCACCTGGACCTCGCGGACAGCGAGTGGCACGGGATGGCCCGCGGGCAGGAACTCGATCCCGCGGTTGCGATGACCCGCAGGCTTCGCGGAGCACTGAACCGCGTGCTGGGAGACCTGACCGGCGCCGTGCAGGTCCGCGGCATCACACCCGCACTGCCGGGTTTCGATGCGCGCTTCTCCGCTCTTTGGCGCCGCTACAGCTACCGGATCGCTGATGGCCCGGCGCTGTGGGATCCGCTGGAGCGCGCCTTCACGCTGTGGCACAAGAGTCCGCTGGACGTGGAGTTGCTGAACCAGGGGGCCTCGCGGCTGCTGGGACTGCAGAACTTCCTGTCCTTCTGCAAGCCCCGTGAGGGTGCCACCACCATCAGGGAACTGCAGCGTTTCGAATTTGCCCGCGCTGAAGACGGTGCCATCGTGGCCACAGTGCAGGCGGACGCCTTCTGCCACAACATGGTCCGGGCCCTGATCGGCTCGGCCCTGTACGTGGGGGAGGGCGCCGTGGAACCCGGGTGGCTGTACGAGCGCCTGCTGGCACAGAAGCGCGACGCCAAGTCCGTCCTGGCCGCCCCGCACCCGCTGGTGTTCGAGGAAGTGGCCTACCCGTCAGCCAGTGAACTGCTGGCCCGTGCCGAACTCACCCGGGCACGGCGGGAACACTAA
- the rplQ gene encoding 50S ribosomal protein L17 has translation MPTPTKGPRLGGGPAHERLMLANLAAALFEHKRITTTVTKAKRLKPYAERLVTFAKRGDLASRRRVLGLISNKGIVHELFTDIAQAVENRDGGYTRITKIGNRKGDNAPMAVIELVLEPVSAKQAVVAEATQAAAKAAPAAEEAPAEEAPAAEEAAATEEAAAPSAEADEAAAEEAPAAEEAAEAPAAEEKDAK, from the coding sequence ATGCCTACCCCCACTAAGGGTCCGCGCCTCGGCGGCGGCCCGGCTCACGAGCGCCTCATGCTCGCGAACCTGGCAGCAGCACTGTTCGAGCACAAGCGGATCACCACCACGGTAACCAAGGCCAAGCGCCTGAAGCCGTACGCAGAGCGCCTGGTCACCTTCGCCAAGCGCGGCGACCTCGCTTCCCGCCGCCGGGTTCTCGGCCTGATCAGCAACAAGGGCATTGTCCACGAGCTGTTCACCGACATCGCCCAGGCAGTGGAGAACCGCGACGGCGGCTACACCCGCATCACCAAGATCGGCAACCGCAAGGGCGACAACGCTCCCATGGCTGTCATCGAACTGGTTCTCGAGCCGGTTTCCGCCAAGCAGGCCGTAGTAGCCGAGGCTACCCAGGCTGCTGCCAAGGCTGCTCCGGCCGCCGAGGAAGCTCCCGCTGAAGAGGCTCCGGCCGCTGAGGAAGCTGCTGCAACCGAAGAAGCTGCTGCTCCTTCTGCTGAAGCCGACGAAGCTGCAGCCGAAGAGGCTCCGGCCGCTGAGGAAGCTGCCGAGGCTCCTGCAGCCGAGGAGAAGGACGCGAAGTAA
- a CDS encoding DNA-directed RNA polymerase subunit alpha, whose amino-acid sequence MLIAQRPTLSEEVVSENRSRFIIEPLEPGFGYTLGNSLRRTLLSSIPGAAVTSIRIDGVLHEFTTVPGVKEDVTEIILNIKSLSVSSEHDEPVVAYLRKQGPGVVTAADIAPPAGVEFHNPDLHIATLNSKGKFELELTIERGRGYVSAAQNKSGDAEIGRIPVDSIYSPVLKVTFRVEATRVEQRTDFDKLIVDVETKQAIAPRDAVASAGTTLVELFGLARELNTAAEGIEIGPSPTDAALAADMALPIEDLDLTVRSYNCLKREGIHTVGELVARSEADLMDIRNFGAKSIDEVKAKLVELGLSLKDSPPGFDLAARAAAIEEDDAAFGDDEL is encoded by the coding sequence GTGCTCATTGCACAGCGCCCCACCCTCTCCGAAGAGGTAGTCTCCGAAAACCGCTCGCGGTTCATCATCGAACCGCTGGAACCGGGCTTCGGCTACACCCTCGGTAACTCCCTCCGCCGTACCCTGCTTTCTTCCATCCCCGGTGCCGCTGTAACCAGCATCCGGATTGATGGCGTGCTGCACGAGTTCACCACGGTTCCCGGTGTCAAGGAGGATGTCACTGAGATCATCCTGAACATCAAGAGCCTGTCGGTTTCCTCCGAGCACGACGAGCCTGTTGTGGCTTACCTGCGCAAGCAGGGCCCCGGAGTCGTCACCGCCGCGGACATCGCTCCGCCGGCCGGCGTCGAATTCCACAACCCGGATCTGCACATTGCCACGCTGAACTCGAAGGGCAAGTTCGAACTCGAACTGACCATCGAGCGCGGCCGCGGCTACGTTTCGGCAGCTCAGAACAAGTCCGGCGACGCAGAAATCGGCCGTATCCCGGTCGACTCCATCTACTCGCCGGTTCTGAAGGTTACTTTCCGCGTGGAAGCAACCCGTGTTGAGCAGCGCACCGACTTCGACAAGCTGATTGTCGACGTCGAGACCAAGCAGGCCATCGCCCCGCGCGATGCTGTTGCTTCCGCAGGTACCACCCTGGTGGAACTGTTCGGTCTGGCCCGTGAGCTGAACACCGCAGCTGAAGGTATCGAGATCGGCCCGTCGCCCACCGACGCTGCCCTGGCAGCCGACATGGCACTGCCGATCGAGGATCTGGACCTCACGGTCCGTTCCTACAACTGCCTCAAGCGTGAGGGCATCCACACCGTGGGTGAACTCGTTGCCCGCTCCGAGGCTGACCTGATGGACATCCGTAACTTCGGTGCGAAGTCCATTGACGAGGTCAAGGCAAAGCTGGTTGAACTGGGCCTGTCCCTCAAGGACTCGCCTCCCGGTTTTGACCTCGCAGCACGCGCCGCAGCAATCGAAGAGGACGACGCCGCCTTCGGCGACGACGAACTCTAA
- the rpsK gene encoding 30S ribosomal protein S11, with protein MPPKTRGAVRKPRKKDKKNIALGQAHIKSTFNNTIVSITDPNGAVISWASSGEVGFKGSRKSTPFAAQMAAEAAAKRAQEHGMRKVDVFVKGPGSGRETAIRSLQAAGLEVGSIQDVTPAAHNGCRPPKRRRV; from the coding sequence ATGCCCCCAAAGACTCGTGGCGCGGTTCGCAAGCCGCGTAAGAAGGACAAAAAGAATATCGCGCTGGGCCAGGCGCACATCAAGAGCACGTTCAACAACACCATCGTTTCCATCACGGATCCGAACGGTGCTGTTATTTCTTGGGCTTCCTCAGGTGAGGTTGGCTTCAAGGGCTCGCGTAAGTCCACCCCGTTCGCTGCCCAGATGGCTGCCGAAGCCGCTGCTAAGCGTGCGCAGGAGCACGGCATGCGCAAGGTTGACGTTTTCGTGAAGGGTCCGGGTTCCGGACGCGAAACCGCCATCCGTTCGCTGCAGGCCGCTGGCCTCGAGGTTGGCTCCATCCAGGACGTCACCCCCGCAGCCCACAACGGCTGCCGCCCGCCGAAGCGCCGCCGCGTCTAA
- the rpsM gene encoding 30S ribosomal protein S13 yields MARLAGVDIPREKRLEIALTYIYGVGKTRAHETLAATGISADVRVKDLTDAQLVELRDYIEGNYKVEGDLRREVAADIRRKVEIGSYEGIRHRKGLPVRGQRTKTNARTRKGPKRTVAGKKKAR; encoded by the coding sequence ATGGCTCGTCTCGCTGGCGTAGACATTCCCCGCGAAAAGCGGTTGGAAATTGCGCTTACTTACATCTACGGCGTGGGCAAGACCCGTGCACACGAAACCCTGGCTGCCACTGGCATCAGCGCTGACGTCCGCGTTAAGGACCTCACCGACGCCCAGCTGGTTGAACTGCGTGATTACATCGAGGGCAACTACAAGGTTGAGGGTGACCTTCGCCGCGAAGTAGCAGCTGATATCCGCCGCAAGGTTGAAATCGGCAGCTACGAAGGTATTCGCCACCGTAAGGGCCTGCCCGTACGCGGTCAGCGTACGAAGACCAACGCCCGTACCCGCAAGGGCCCGAAGCGCACCGTCGCAGGCAAGAAGAAGGCCCGTTAA
- the rpmJ gene encoding 50S ribosomal protein L36, which produces MKVKPSVKQICEKCKVIRRNGRVMVICENPRHKQRQG; this is translated from the coding sequence ATGAAGGTCAAGCCGAGCGTCAAGCAGATCTGCGAAAAGTGCAAAGTGATCCGCCGTAACGGCCGGGTCATGGTGATCTGCGAGAACCCGCGCCACAAGCAGCGCCAGGGCTAA
- the infA gene encoding translation initiation factor IF-1, which produces MAKKDGVIEIEGVVTEALPNAMFRVELTNKHIVLAHISGKMRQHYIRILPEDRVVVELSPYDLTRGRIVYRYK; this is translated from the coding sequence ATGGCCAAGAAGGACGGGGTCATTGAGATCGAAGGCGTTGTGACCGAGGCGCTGCCTAACGCGATGTTTCGCGTTGAGCTCACCAACAAGCACATCGTTCTGGCACACATCTCTGGAAAGATGCGTCAGCACTACATCAGGATCCTCCCGGAGGACCGCGTAGTGGTGGAGCTGAGCCCGTACGACCTCACCCGTGGTCGTATCGTCTACCGCTACAAGTAA
- a CDS encoding P1 family peptidase, producing MGALTDVPGIRVGHVQKTGDGWLTGVTVVLPPRGTVGSVDVQGGGPATHETDALDPTTLVRQVDAVVLTGGSAYGLASAAGAQRWCEEDGRGFAVPGGVVPIVPAAAIFDLGRGGDFSARPTPDLGYAAAAAAAGQPEGHGVERGNVGAGTGALIGRGQFKGGVGTASVTLENGVVVGALAIVNALGLPFGTTSTPRASDGGSESSHGAPLNTTLIVVATNALLDVAECKRTAAASHAGIARALNPSHTLADGDTVFCLATGAAALDRSDEAARQLSLITLQAAAADVVRLAILDGVASAEPVSTPAGDYGAYGGQMR from the coding sequence ATGGGAGCACTTACCGATGTGCCCGGTATCCGGGTAGGCCATGTCCAGAAGACCGGCGACGGGTGGCTGACGGGAGTGACGGTGGTCCTGCCGCCCCGCGGGACCGTGGGGTCGGTGGACGTCCAGGGTGGCGGCCCGGCAACCCACGAGACAGATGCGCTGGACCCCACCACCCTGGTCCGGCAGGTGGATGCGGTGGTGTTGACCGGAGGCAGTGCCTACGGCCTGGCTTCCGCTGCAGGAGCGCAGCGCTGGTGCGAGGAGGATGGCCGCGGCTTCGCCGTTCCCGGGGGAGTGGTGCCCATCGTCCCGGCCGCCGCGATCTTCGACCTGGGCAGGGGAGGCGACTTTTCGGCGCGTCCGACGCCGGACCTGGGCTACGCGGCGGCGGCGGCTGCTGCGGGACAACCGGAAGGGCACGGCGTCGAACGCGGCAACGTGGGGGCCGGCACCGGGGCGCTCATCGGCAGGGGACAGTTCAAGGGCGGAGTCGGCACGGCTTCGGTCACTCTGGAGAACGGCGTGGTGGTCGGCGCGCTGGCCATAGTCAACGCCCTCGGGCTCCCGTTTGGCACGACGAGCACGCCGAGGGCTTCGGATGGGGGGTCGGAATCCAGCCACGGCGCCCCGCTCAACACCACCCTCATCGTGGTCGCCACCAATGCCCTGCTCGATGTGGCGGAGTGCAAACGGACTGCTGCCGCGTCCCATGCCGGGATCGCGCGGGCCCTCAATCCTTCGCACACCCTGGCTGACGGGGACACAGTATTTTGCCTCGCAACCGGAGCCGCGGCCCTGGACCGCTCGGACGAAGCCGCCCGCCAACTGAGCCTTATCACCCTGCAAGCTGCGGCAGCCGACGTCGTACGCCTGGCCATCCTGGACGGTGTGGCAAGCGCGGAACCGGTCAGCACCCCGGCGGGCGATTATGGTGCGTATGGCGGGCAGATGCGCTAG
- a CDS encoding carbohydrate ABC transporter permease, producing MTRQLAPHPSARPGRQPGPAKVPRRRWTARSRRDFFVFLGMALPNLVLIAVFTYRPLFSNIYYSTLDWTLGSPSATVVGLGNYVTFFTSNDAPKVLGTTAVFTLVTVGGSMILGLLVALALNARIRGTTFARSAVFAPYVLSGVGVGLVWLFIFDPGYGVLAWLLRGIGQQSPQWINDPQLSLVMVILVYVWKNLGYCAVVYLAGLQSLPTEVMEAASLDGANGFRRFVSISLPLLSPTTFFLLITTLLSSLQAFDLIRIMTPLGAGTSTLIYEAYLQAFGAYNRAGYSAAISVVLFAILLVITVLQLRFVERKVHYS from the coding sequence ATGACCCGTCAACTCGCCCCGCACCCCTCCGCCAGACCCGGCAGGCAACCAGGCCCAGCAAAAGTCCCACGGCGGCGGTGGACCGCCCGGAGCCGCCGCGACTTCTTTGTCTTCCTCGGCATGGCGTTGCCCAACCTGGTGCTGATCGCCGTGTTCACGTACCGGCCGCTGTTCAGCAATATCTACTACTCCACCCTGGACTGGACGTTGGGCTCTCCCTCCGCCACCGTTGTGGGGCTCGGCAACTACGTCACGTTCTTCACCAGCAATGATGCGCCGAAGGTCCTGGGCACCACGGCCGTGTTCACCTTGGTCACGGTGGGCGGCTCCATGATCCTGGGACTGCTGGTGGCGCTGGCTTTGAACGCCAGGATCCGGGGCACCACGTTCGCCCGGTCCGCAGTCTTTGCCCCCTACGTCCTATCCGGCGTTGGCGTGGGCCTGGTGTGGCTGTTCATCTTCGATCCCGGCTACGGCGTCCTGGCCTGGCTGCTCCGGGGCATCGGGCAGCAGAGCCCGCAGTGGATCAACGATCCCCAGCTGTCGCTGGTCATGGTGATCCTCGTGTACGTCTGGAAGAACCTGGGGTACTGCGCGGTGGTGTACCTCGCCGGGCTGCAGTCCCTGCCAACGGAAGTTATGGAGGCGGCATCCCTCGATGGCGCCAACGGTTTCCGCCGCTTCGTCAGCATCTCGCTGCCGCTGCTCTCGCCCACCACGTTCTTCCTCCTCATCACCACGTTGCTCAGCTCGTTGCAGGCCTTCGACCTGATCAGGATCATGACGCCGCTGGGCGCCGGCACCAGCACTTTGATCTACGAGGCATACCTCCAGGCCTTCGGCGCCTACAACAGGGCCGGCTATTCGGCAGCCATCTCGGTAGTCCTGTTTGCCATCCTCCTGGTGATCACGGTGCTCCAGCTGCGGTTCGTGGAACGAAAGGTTCACTACTCATGA